From one Sphingomonas xanthus genomic stretch:
- a CDS encoding TIGR00341 family protein, protein MSSLPEDVHTTPTTFSQYSRLRMMAGARRLWRREVVASVDQWDVLTKVAGDTDTSARYLYLCLLSAGIAVLGLLQSSPAVVIGAMLLSPLMSPIVGAGLAISVGDIAWLRQCSRTLLLGMLVAVFFSALIVLLSPIQTVTEEIAARTRPNLFDLLVALFSGLAGAYATIRGREGAIVGVAIATALMPPLAVIGFGMATSNLTVFGGALLLLITNLMTIALSAAVVARFYGFSTSLTKKQSRFQVIGIIAAFLILAIPLGYSLRQIAWELRTSVDARRQLADAFPKNSRLSQVDIDYDAEPLSITASILTPMLNAKAEQQVANKLTRSLGLPVAVHIDQFKVGTDAAAAEQAALASARSAEQAEAQRRDVARLTDRIALVAGANPDEIVIDRERRVALARVRPIPGASYATYRELERRIVEESPRWSVRLRPPIMPLPRLRLLDDGQPDPASVALIGWAARRVGTPIEISGDEEAAERLRETLATMGVIDVTVESRTGRALGVRWLTDEDAAG, encoded by the coding sequence ATGAGCAGCCTACCGGAAGACGTCCACACTACCCCGACGACCTTTTCGCAATATAGTCGGCTGCGGATGATGGCCGGCGCCCGCCGGCTGTGGCGGCGGGAAGTGGTCGCAAGCGTCGACCAGTGGGACGTCCTTACCAAGGTCGCTGGCGATACCGACACCAGCGCGCGCTATCTCTATCTTTGCTTGCTGTCGGCAGGAATCGCGGTCCTCGGTCTGCTCCAATCGTCCCCCGCCGTCGTAATCGGGGCGATGCTGCTGTCGCCGCTGATGTCGCCGATCGTCGGCGCGGGGCTGGCGATTTCCGTCGGGGACATCGCCTGGCTCCGCCAATGCAGCCGAACGCTTCTGCTGGGGATGCTGGTCGCCGTCTTCTTCAGCGCGCTGATCGTGTTGCTGTCGCCGATCCAGACGGTGACCGAAGAAATCGCGGCGCGGACCCGCCCCAACCTGTTCGACCTGTTGGTTGCCCTGTTCTCAGGTCTCGCGGGTGCCTATGCGACCATTCGCGGCCGGGAAGGCGCGATCGTCGGCGTGGCTATCGCTACCGCCTTAATGCCGCCGCTCGCGGTCATCGGCTTCGGCATGGCGACAAGTAACCTTACGGTGTTCGGCGGCGCGCTGCTGTTGCTGATCACCAACTTGATGACAATCGCGCTGTCCGCCGCAGTCGTCGCCAGATTTTATGGTTTCAGTACGAGTCTGACGAAGAAACAAAGCCGGTTTCAGGTCATTGGCATCATCGCGGCCTTCCTGATCCTCGCCATCCCGCTCGGCTATTCTCTCCGCCAGATCGCCTGGGAGCTGCGAACTTCGGTTGACGCGCGGCGCCAGCTCGCCGACGCCTTTCCCAAGAACAGCCGGCTGTCCCAAGTCGATATCGATTATGATGCGGAGCCGCTGTCGATCACCGCGTCGATCCTGACCCCGATGCTCAACGCCAAGGCCGAACAGCAGGTTGCCAACAAGCTAACCCGTTCGCTTGGCCTGCCGGTTGCTGTCCACATCGACCAGTTCAAGGTCGGCACCGACGCTGCGGCCGCCGAGCAAGCCGCCCTTGCTAGCGCCCGATCCGCCGAACAGGCTGAGGCCCAACGCCGCGATGTCGCGAGGCTTACCGATCGGATCGCGCTGGTAGCCGGTGCGAACCCGGACGAAATCGTCATCGACCGGGAACGGCGCGTCGCGCTGGCGCGGGTCCGCCCCATCCCGGGGGCCAGCTACGCCACATATCGTGAGCTTGAACGGAGAATCGTCGAGGAATCGCCGCGCTGGTCGGTTCGCCTGAGACCCCCCATCATGCCGCTGCCGCGGCTACGGTTGCTGGACGACGGACAGCCGGACCCGGCTTCGGTCGCGCTGATTGGCTGGGCAGCCCGCCGCGTCGGGACGCCGATCGAGATCAGCGGCGATGAAGAGGCCGCCGAGCGGCTTCGCGAAACGCTGGCCACAATGGGCGTAATCGATGTGACGGTGGAAAGCCGCACTGGACGCGCTCTTGGCGTGCGCTGGCTAACCGACGAAGATGCTGCCGGCTGA
- a CDS encoding autotransporter domain-containing protein encodes MTSYRLLTASLLAASALAAAPAQAQRVDNIVAFGDSYADDGNAFQLSGINPVTTQVYTTGRFSGGTNYIDTLADLLQASVENFAIGGAKTDNSNTNVGLPGFQFEVQAFLAGGLVPAFPSGDGLFDENDLLAISIGGNDARQDQQLGGAPAGAPAAAGIAAANATAGMNMLVDAGAQTISFLAGDTGRLPEIALDPSGAAIRSAFSSSFNAAMQTTLAGYAADGVIVHYLDLNAVLDNIASDPGAYGITNGLVCPTFPNPTCIINAGGYLFYGDALHLTSDGFKVVAQYVAAQLNAPLTLQAPSDLGLDIARQFGRTLTTRMDLGAPRDGDMPEGVKFFVVGDTFARKLGMGERNDPYRASGVGGTVGVQAGFGSGVAGLAANYTRGRANFYGDAADDKARSVQIGAYAGFGMAGAFAQAYAGYGWDKHDIERTGVVEHMEANPKGRHFTVGAKGGYLMPMGSVRIGPVVALDYARAKVDGYTETGDPALTLHVDSLTYRSLRGSLGVELRGDYAGGGIQLRPYASAVVEKDFTGDERTVRFAQTSAPGIVNSFQLADASKKAYGRFSGGFSAAILTGVSLDVGGSATVGKNQGEEVSAQLGLRMGF; translated from the coding sequence ATGACCAGCTATCGCCTGCTGACTGCTTCGTTGCTCGCCGCCAGCGCACTCGCCGCCGCGCCCGCCCAGGCCCAGCGCGTCGACAATATCGTGGCCTTCGGGGACAGCTACGCCGACGACGGCAATGCTTTCCAGCTTAGCGGGATTAACCCGGTCACCACCCAAGTCTACACGACTGGCCGCTTTTCGGGCGGCACCAATTATATCGATACGCTGGCGGACCTGCTCCAGGCATCCGTCGAGAATTTCGCGATCGGCGGCGCCAAAACCGACAATAGCAACACCAATGTCGGCCTTCCCGGATTCCAGTTCGAGGTTCAGGCCTTTCTCGCCGGCGGGCTCGTCCCGGCATTTCCCTCAGGCGACGGCTTGTTCGACGAAAATGACCTGCTCGCCATTTCCATCGGCGGCAATGACGCGCGCCAGGATCAGCAACTCGGCGGAGCGCCGGCCGGTGCACCGGCGGCCGCGGGGATCGCGGCTGCCAATGCCACCGCGGGCATGAACATGCTCGTCGACGCCGGCGCGCAGACGATCAGCTTTCTTGCCGGCGATACCGGCCGACTTCCGGAGATCGCCCTCGACCCGAGCGGCGCCGCGATTCGCTCGGCTTTTTCCAGCAGCTTCAACGCCGCCATGCAGACAACGCTCGCCGGCTATGCCGCCGACGGTGTCATTGTCCATTATCTCGATCTCAACGCGGTGCTCGACAATATCGCGTCCGATCCGGGCGCCTACGGCATCACCAATGGCCTCGTCTGCCCGACCTTTCCTAACCCGACCTGCATCATCAATGCCGGAGGCTATCTCTTCTATGGCGATGCGCTGCATCTGACCTCGGACGGGTTCAAGGTCGTTGCCCAATATGTCGCCGCCCAGCTTAATGCGCCGCTGACGCTTCAGGCGCCGAGCGACCTTGGGCTCGACATCGCGCGCCAATTTGGCCGCACATTGACCACGCGCATGGACCTTGGTGCGCCTCGCGACGGCGATATGCCGGAAGGCGTCAAATTTTTCGTCGTCGGTGATACTTTCGCCCGCAAGCTGGGCATGGGCGAACGAAACGACCCGTACCGCGCCAGCGGCGTGGGCGGTACCGTCGGCGTCCAGGCCGGCTTCGGATCGGGAGTGGCGGGACTTGCCGCCAACTACACCAGGGGCCGCGCCAATTTTTACGGCGATGCGGCCGATGACAAGGCGCGCTCGGTCCAGATCGGCGCCTATGCCGGTTTCGGAATGGCCGGGGCCTTCGCCCAGGCCTACGCCGGCTATGGCTGGGACAAGCATGACATCGAACGCACCGGGGTCGTCGAACATATGGAAGCTAACCCGAAGGGCCGTCATTTCACGGTCGGCGCCAAGGGCGGCTATTTGATGCCGATGGGTTCGGTCCGGATCGGCCCGGTCGTCGCGCTCGATTATGCCCGCGCCAAAGTCGACGGCTACACCGAAACCGGTGACCCGGCGCTTACGCTACACGTCGATTCGCTGACCTACAGGTCGCTTCGCGGCAGCCTGGGCGTCGAACTGCGCGGCGACTATGCCGGCGGCGGTATCCAGCTTCGTCCCTACGCCTCCGCCGTGGTGGAAAAGGACTTCACCGGCGATGAGCGGACGGTCCGCTTTGCGCAAACCTCCGCGCCGGGCATCGTCAACAGCTTCCAGCTCGCCGATGCTTCGAAAAAGGCATATGGTCGTTTCTCGGGCGGCTTCAGCGCGGCAATCCTGACCGGCGTATCCCTCGACGTCGGAGGGTCGGCGACGGTCGGCAAGAACCAGGGTGAGGAAGTCTCGGCGCAACTCGGCCTGCGAATGGGCTTCTAG
- the hslV gene encoding ATP-dependent protease subunit HslV, protein MEHYHGTTILGVKKGDRTVIAGDGQVSLGNTVIKPNAKKVRRLGDGSVIGGFAGATADAFTLFERLEKKLEAHRGQLLRAAVELAKDWRTDKYLRNLEAMMIVADKDTLLILTGNGDVLEPDGGIAAIGSGGNYALAAARALTEYEGDPEKLARRAMAIAAEVCVFTNGQLTVETIEG, encoded by the coding sequence TTGGAACATTATCATGGTACCACCATCCTCGGGGTAAAGAAGGGCGACCGGACCGTGATCGCCGGCGACGGCCAAGTCAGCCTTGGAAATACGGTGATCAAGCCCAACGCGAAGAAGGTACGCCGGCTTGGCGATGGCAGCGTGATAGGCGGTTTCGCCGGTGCCACCGCCGATGCCTTCACCCTGTTCGAACGGCTGGAGAAGAAGCTCGAGGCGCACCGCGGGCAGTTGCTTCGCGCCGCGGTCGAGTTGGCCAAGGACTGGCGTACCGATAAATATCTACGCAACCTCGAGGCGATGATGATCGTCGCCGACAAGGATACGCTTCTGATCCTCACCGGCAACGGGGACGTGCTGGAACCGGACGGCGGCATCGCGGCGATCGGCAGTGGCGGCAATTACGCGCTCGCCGCGGCGCGGGCCCTTACCGAATATGAAGGCGACCCCGAAAAGCTGGCGCGCCGGGCGATGGCGATCGCCGCTGAAGTTTGCGTCTTCACCAATGGCCAGCTGACTGTTGAGACCATTGAAGGCTGA
- the yajC gene encoding preprotein translocase subunit YajC: MTTTSFLAAAASSAGASFFVQTIPLVLIFVIFWFLLIRPQQKRMKEHQAQIAAVKKGDRVVTGGGLIGKVTKVGETEVEVELGPNLRVQAVKSTLTQVVDPKAAKPAND, encoded by the coding sequence ATGACCACCACTTCGTTTCTCGCCGCCGCGGCCTCTTCGGCCGGAGCCAGCTTTTTCGTCCAGACGATCCCGCTGGTCCTCATCTTCGTCATTTTCTGGTTCCTCCTGATCCGGCCGCAGCAGAAGCGGATGAAGGAGCATCAGGCCCAGATCGCGGCGGTCAAGAAGGGCGACCGCGTCGTCACCGGCGGCGGTCTCATCGGCAAGGTAACCAAGGTCGGCGAAACTGAAGTGGAAGTCGAGCTTGGCCCCAATCTTCGCGTCCAGGCGGTCAAGTCGACCCTTACCCAGGTGGTCGACCCCAAGGCGGCCAAGCCGGCCAACGACTAA
- a CDS encoding TIGR02117 family protein yields MPTRRRLRKPSWPKRFLLALLAVPLAYLLAALVGSLIPLNGDWREANDGVTIYLANNGIHVDLVLPAEAEGLDWRALLPKSHFASVGDEARWVAFGAGERRVYLDTPTWADLSLKTAAIALAGGEQVIHVEWARDPTFSAREIRLTSEQYRRLWSSVRAGFRLDAAGRPVRIDHPGYGERDAFYEGVGKTNAIQTCNQWAAGRLRLAGVRAPLWSPFAQGLVPYYRRAGQRT; encoded by the coding sequence ATGCCAACCCGTCGCCGACTGCGAAAGCCTAGCTGGCCTAAGAGGTTTCTGCTGGCGCTGCTGGCGGTGCCGCTGGCCTATCTGCTGGCGGCGCTGGTCGGCAGCCTGATCCCGCTCAACGGCGACTGGCGTGAAGCCAACGATGGCGTGACCATCTATCTTGCCAATAATGGAATCCATGTGGACCTGGTCCTTCCCGCCGAAGCGGAAGGGCTCGACTGGCGGGCGCTGCTGCCCAAGTCGCACTTTGCCTCGGTCGGCGATGAGGCCCGATGGGTGGCGTTCGGTGCGGGCGAGAGACGAGTGTATCTCGACACGCCGACCTGGGCCGACCTGTCGCTCAAGACCGCGGCAATCGCGCTGGCGGGGGGTGAGCAGGTGATTCATGTCGAATGGGCTCGCGACCCGACCTTTTCGGCGCGCGAGATCCGATTGACGAGTGAACAATATCGCCGCCTGTGGTCGTCAGTGCGGGCCGGGTTCCGACTCGATGCCGCGGGCCGGCCGGTCCGGATCGATCATCCCGGCTACGGCGAGCGCGACGCTTTCTACGAAGGCGTCGGCAAGACCAACGCCATCCAGACCTGCAACCAATGGGCCGCCGGCCGGCTCCGGCTGGCCGGAGTCCGCGCCCCGCTCTGGTCGCCTTTTGCCCAGGGCCTCGTCCCCTATTACCGACGGGCGGGTCAGAGAACGTAA
- the secD gene encoding protein translocase subunit SecD, which yields MLDFPRWKVWAVSLTILVGILLSIPSLVPKAQTERWPGWIPNPRVSLGLDIAGGSQLLLEADVADAAKQRLQAMEDQVTTELRRGEPRIQIGDVSTSGGKLSFIVRDPTQLDSAVERLRTLTQPVGLTGSRDWEVTVVDSTRIVLTPTEAGATNALNNSLTVARDVVRRRIDPGGTKEITVISQGQRRIFVQVPGVEDPEALKDLIGQTARLEFKLVDLNADPNQVAEGRAPPGSQVLQMADGTGAIAVQRRVMVSGEQLVDAKQSFDQDGRAVVSITFNPAGARRFGRVTQENVGKPFAIILDDKVLSAPNINEPILGGQAQISGQFSVESAAQLAISLASGKLPVKLNVVEERTVSAELGADSIESGTIASIFATIAVIALMVMTYGRFGVYASFALLVNAFMILGVMAVFGASLTLPGIAGFVLTIGAAVDANVLINERIREELRRGRKMLDALETGYKEASTAIFDANITNTIAAVLMMYFGSGPIRGFAVVLLIGIITSVFTAVNFTRMLVALWIKSKRPRTLNI from the coding sequence ATGCTCGATTTCCCCCGTTGGAAGGTTTGGGCGGTCAGCCTGACGATTCTCGTCGGCATCCTGCTGTCGATTCCCAGCCTGGTCCCCAAGGCGCAGACCGAACGCTGGCCTGGCTGGATTCCCAATCCCCGAGTCAGCCTTGGCCTTGATATCGCCGGTGGCAGCCAGTTGTTGCTTGAAGCCGATGTCGCAGACGCCGCCAAGCAACGGCTTCAGGCAATGGAAGACCAGGTCACGACCGAACTTCGCCGGGGTGAGCCGCGAATTCAGATTGGCGACGTATCGACCAGCGGCGGCAAGCTGAGCTTCATCGTCCGCGATCCCACGCAGCTTGATTCAGCAGTCGAACGGCTTCGCACGCTGACCCAGCCGGTCGGCCTGACCGGCTCCCGCGACTGGGAGGTCACTGTGGTCGATTCGACCCGGATCGTCCTCACACCGACCGAGGCGGGCGCGACCAACGCGCTCAACAATTCCCTGACCGTCGCCCGCGACGTGGTCCGCCGCCGTATAGATCCCGGCGGGACCAAGGAAATCACCGTCATTAGCCAGGGCCAGCGGCGAATCTTCGTCCAGGTCCCAGGCGTTGAGGACCCCGAGGCGCTCAAGGATTTGATCGGCCAGACGGCGCGGCTCGAATTCAAGCTGGTCGACCTTAACGCCGATCCCAACCAGGTCGCGGAGGGGCGTGCCCCTCCGGGCAGCCAGGTGCTGCAGATGGCTGACGGCACGGGGGCGATTGCCGTGCAGCGGCGCGTCATGGTCTCCGGCGAGCAATTGGTCGATGCGAAGCAGAGCTTCGACCAGGACGGCCGCGCCGTGGTCAGCATCACCTTCAATCCCGCGGGCGCACGCCGCTTCGGCCGGGTGACCCAGGAAAATGTCGGCAAGCCGTTCGCGATCATCCTTGACGACAAGGTCCTGTCGGCGCCGAACATCAATGAGCCGATCCTCGGCGGACAGGCGCAGATCAGCGGCCAGTTCTCGGTCGAAAGCGCCGCCCAGCTGGCGATCAGCCTGGCCTCGGGCAAGCTGCCGGTAAAACTCAATGTCGTCGAGGAACGCACGGTCAGCGCCGAATTGGGCGCCGATTCGATCGAATCGGGCACGATCGCCTCGATCTTCGCGACGATCGCGGTGATCGCGCTGATGGTCATGACCTATGGACGATTTGGCGTCTATGCGTCGTTCGCGCTGCTGGTGAACGCGTTCATGATCCTTGGCGTCATGGCAGTGTTCGGTGCCTCGCTGACCCTGCCCGGAATCGCCGGTTTCGTGCTGACCATCGGTGCCGCGGTCGACGCAAACGTCCTGATCAACGAACGCATCCGCGAGGAACTGCGACGAGGGCGCAAGATGCTCGATGCGTTGGAAACGGGCTACAAGGAGGCGTCCACTGCCATCTTCGACGCGAACATCACCAACACCATCGCGGCAGTCCTAATGATGTATTTCGGTTCCGGCCCGATCCGTGGCTTTGCGGTCGTTCTCCTGATCGGCATCATCACCTCGGTGTTCACCGCGGTCAACTTCACTCGCATGCTGGTGGCGCTTTGGATCAAGTCCAAGCGCCCGCGCACGCTCAACATCTGA
- the hslU gene encoding ATP-dependent protease ATPase subunit HslU, whose amino-acid sequence MNNHLTPKAIVAALDEHIVGQQDAKKAVAVALRNRWRRQRLNDELREEVTPKNILMIGPTGVGKTEISRRLAKLADAPFVKVEATKFTEVGYVGRDVEQIARDLVEEAVRLERERRRERVKEAAKSAAMERLLDALTGKGSSEATRASFLQRFADGSLDSAEVEIEVAEAAAMPFDLPGNGVGMINLSEMMQKAMGGPPKKRRKLKVRDAYSKLIDEEADKRVDQDDVTRVALADAEANGIVFLDEIDKIAVSDVRGGSVSREGVQRDLLPLIEGTTVATKYGPIKTDHILFIASGAFHVAKPADLLPELQGRLPIRVELSPLTEADFVRILAATRASLTDQYRALLATEGVTVDFTEAGIAALARIAAEVNEAVENIGARRLQTVMEKLLEDISFTAEDREGETVRVDAAFVEQQLTSIAKNADLSRYVL is encoded by the coding sequence ATGAACAATCATCTAACCCCCAAGGCGATCGTCGCCGCGCTTGATGAACATATCGTTGGCCAGCAGGACGCGAAAAAGGCGGTTGCCGTCGCGCTGCGCAACCGCTGGCGCCGACAGCGGCTCAATGACGAATTGCGCGAGGAAGTGACTCCGAAAAACATCCTGATGATCGGCCCGACCGGGGTCGGGAAGACCGAAATCAGCCGGCGGTTGGCGAAATTGGCCGACGCGCCGTTCGTCAAGGTCGAGGCGACCAAGTTCACCGAGGTCGGCTACGTCGGCCGCGACGTCGAGCAGATTGCCCGCGACCTGGTCGAGGAAGCGGTCCGTCTCGAGCGGGAGCGTCGCCGCGAACGTGTCAAGGAAGCGGCCAAGAGCGCGGCGATGGAGCGGCTACTCGACGCGCTCACCGGCAAAGGGTCGTCCGAAGCAACCCGCGCCAGCTTCCTCCAGCGTTTCGCCGACGGGAGCCTCGATTCCGCCGAGGTCGAAATCGAAGTTGCCGAGGCCGCCGCGATGCCGTTCGATCTGCCCGGTAACGGCGTCGGCATGATCAATCTGAGCGAGATGATGCAAAAGGCGATGGGCGGGCCGCCGAAAAAGCGGCGCAAGCTGAAGGTTCGCGACGCCTACAGCAAACTGATCGACGAGGAGGCCGACAAGCGCGTCGACCAGGACGACGTCACCCGTGTCGCGCTGGCCGATGCGGAGGCCAATGGGATCGTGTTTCTCGACGAGATCGACAAGATCGCGGTCAGCGATGTGCGGGGAGGATCGGTCAGCCGAGAAGGGGTGCAGCGTGACCTTCTGCCGCTGATCGAAGGGACGACGGTCGCGACGAAATACGGGCCGATCAAGACCGACCATATCCTGTTCATCGCCTCAGGCGCCTTCCATGTTGCCAAGCCTGCCGACCTGCTTCCCGAGCTTCAGGGGCGATTGCCGATCCGGGTCGAGCTATCGCCGCTGACCGAAGCGGATTTCGTCCGGATCCTCGCCGCCACCCGCGCCAGTTTAACCGACCAGTATCGCGCGCTGCTGGCGACCGAGGGGGTCACCGTCGACTTCACCGAAGCGGGCATTGCCGCGCTGGCGAGAATCGCCGCCGAGGTGAACGAGGCTGTCGAGAATATCGGTGCCCGGCGGCTCCAGACAGTGATGGAAAAGCTGCTGGAGGACATCAGCTTTACCGCCGAGGACCGCGAGGGCGAAACGGTGAGGGTCGATGCGGCCTTTGTCGAACAGCAGCTGACCAGCATTGCCAAGAACGCCGACCTGAGTCGTTACGTTCTCTGA
- a CDS encoding L,D-transpeptidase family protein: MNKISLIFGALAMAATTPLAAQPRGDEPVAVPRSIKQGIDFVYVDPQMANVAKRKQRPQNWLARLFDFGASRRSAPNPMFLDLARGLEHYQSTWGRLPQTKIPAGAVMKRGSTGKRVALLRTRLGLPAVGGYDEMLAQRVSDYQRVHGLGRPDGIAGRATITSLNLGATHYAKRIAINMERAYRLPQTRAFDRYVVVDSGAAETYLFDRDRKVDQMRVIVGSNETKTPMMAVLMRNAKANPYWHVPPDLVRTLTAKKVKEQGVSYFDNFHYEVLSDWSGNGRVLDPKSINWRQVAASKANPTFLVRQKPGPWNSMGQMKFEMPNDFGIYLHDSPLKELFAKEDRWISNGCVRLEDYRRFATWVFGQMPQASAPEQRIDLPRPVPVYMTYLTVEPSGSGVMFRPDPYGFDALAMPQMFDSRMNIAAVATDRAAG, translated from the coding sequence ATGAACAAGATCAGTTTGATTTTTGGCGCATTAGCCATGGCGGCGACCACACCCTTGGCGGCACAGCCGCGCGGTGACGAACCGGTCGCGGTTCCCCGGTCGATCAAACAGGGCATCGATTTCGTCTACGTCGATCCGCAAATGGCGAATGTCGCCAAGCGCAAACAGCGGCCGCAGAACTGGCTGGCACGGCTGTTCGACTTCGGCGCCAGCAGGCGCAGCGCTCCCAACCCCATGTTCCTCGACCTTGCGCGCGGCCTCGAACATTATCAGTCGACATGGGGCCGCCTGCCGCAGACCAAGATCCCGGCCGGTGCAGTGATGAAGCGCGGCTCTACCGGTAAGCGCGTCGCCCTGCTCCGCACCCGCCTCGGCCTGCCGGCCGTCGGCGGCTATGACGAGATGCTCGCGCAGCGGGTCAGCGATTATCAGCGCGTCCACGGGCTCGGCCGCCCTGACGGCATTGCTGGCCGGGCGACAATCACTTCGTTGAACCTGGGCGCGACTCACTACGCCAAGCGGATCGCGATCAACATGGAGCGCGCCTATCGTCTGCCGCAAACCCGCGCGTTCGACCGCTATGTCGTGGTCGATAGCGGCGCCGCCGAAACCTATCTGTTCGACCGCGACCGCAAGGTCGACCAGATGCGCGTGATCGTCGGCTCAAATGAAACCAAGACGCCGATGATGGCGGTGCTGATGCGCAACGCCAAAGCCAATCCCTATTGGCATGTCCCGCCCGATCTCGTCCGCACGCTTACCGCCAAGAAGGTAAAGGAACAGGGCGTCAGCTATTTCGACAATTTCCATTATGAGGTGCTGTCGGACTGGAGCGGCAACGGCCGGGTACTCGACCCCAAGTCGATAAACTGGCGCCAGGTCGCGGCGAGCAAGGCCAATCCCACCTTCCTTGTCCGGCAAAAGCCTGGTCCGTGGAATTCAATGGGCCAGATGAAATTCGAAATGCCCAATGATTTCGGCATCTACCTGCATGACAGCCCACTGAAGGAATTATTCGCCAAGGAGGACCGCTGGATCAGCAATGGCTGCGTCCGACTGGAGGATTACCGCCGCTTCGCGACCTGGGTGTTCGGCCAGATGCCGCAGGCGAGCGCCCCGGAACAGCGCATCGACCTGCCCCGTCCGGTCCCGGTCTACATGACCTATCTGACGGTCGAGCCGAGCGGCAGCGGCGTTATGTTCCGGCCCGATCCCTACGGCTTCGACGCCCTGGCCATGCCGCAGATGTTCGATTCCCGAATGAACATCGCGGCCGTGGCTACCGATCGGGCTGCGGGCTGA
- a CDS encoding FAD-dependent oxidoreductase produces the protein MLLDRRTLVGGSAALALTGCATISRRPGCSTLPPVHIDEGRLIRTVAGLRPYRESGFVVRRDALGDKALVHNYGHGGAGITLSWGSSRLATDLGLAGHSGPVAIIGSGVLGLTTARLVQEAGFPVRIYTAALPPETTSAVAGGQVSPFGHYREGRVTDVWMAQFQAAMAYSWERFQMLAGDRYGIRWLRTYEEVRRAAAPGSWIDAYYPNARLLRAEEHPFPVSPVMAFDTMYVETPRFMAQLMSDVLEAGGTLRLRKFENVADLAGLEERLLFNCTGIGARALVGDAMLIPIRGQLAVLRPQPEVRYAFAGDAGYMFPRGDGILLGGTFERGEPDPTPTPGAIARIMASHRDLFAGFRC, from the coding sequence ATGCTGCTTGATCGAAGAACCCTCGTCGGCGGGTCGGCCGCGCTAGCACTGACTGGCTGCGCCACGATCTCGCGCCGGCCCGGATGCAGCACATTGCCGCCAGTACATATTGACGAAGGCCGGCTCATTCGCACAGTCGCCGGGCTGCGCCCGTATCGCGAATCCGGGTTCGTCGTCCGCCGTGATGCGCTTGGCGACAAGGCTCTGGTCCATAATTACGGCCATGGCGGCGCGGGCATCACCTTGAGTTGGGGGAGCTCCCGGCTGGCAACCGATCTTGGCCTGGCCGGACATTCGGGTCCGGTCGCTATAATCGGCAGCGGAGTGCTGGGCCTCACCACTGCGCGGCTGGTGCAGGAGGCGGGGTTTCCCGTGCGTATCTACACCGCCGCGCTGCCCCCCGAGACCACTTCCGCTGTGGCTGGCGGGCAGGTCTCTCCCTTCGGCCATTACCGCGAAGGCCGGGTCACAGATGTGTGGATGGCCCAGTTCCAGGCGGCGATGGCCTATAGCTGGGAGCGATTCCAGATGCTTGCCGGCGACCGTTACGGGATCCGCTGGCTTCGGACCTATGAGGAGGTGCGGCGAGCGGCGGCCCCCGGCTCTTGGATCGATGCCTATTACCCCAATGCCCGACTGCTGCGCGCCGAAGAGCATCCCTTTCCGGTCAGCCCGGTCATGGCGTTCGATACCATGTATGTCGAAACCCCGAGGTTCATGGCGCAATTGATGAGCGACGTGCTGGAGGCCGGCGGAACGCTCCGCCTTCGCAAATTCGAAAATGTCGCCGACCTTGCCGGTCTCGAGGAGCGGCTTTTGTTCAACTGCACCGGCATCGGCGCACGAGCGCTGGTCGGCGACGCGATGCTGATACCGATCCGCGGGCAATTGGCGGTGCTGCGGCCGCAGCCCGAGGTCCGTTACGCCTTTGCCGGCGATGCCGGCTACATGTTCCCGCGCGGCGACGGAATCTTGCTTGGCGGCACATTCGAGCGGGGCGAACCGGACCCGACTCCGACGCCGGGCGCGATCGCCCGTATCATGGCCTCCCACCGGGACTTGTTTGCAGGCTTTCGATGCTAG